One genomic region from Cydia strobilella chromosome 27, ilCydStro3.1, whole genome shotgun sequence encodes:
- the LOC134753664 gene encoding DNA-binding protein Ets97D-like gives MEVTDLNDLLNVRTIKMESVENTFEEASGSVDTSDPLSVIPQYVTESDLGLMPTGVEILQAPLAVFEDAPEDEDTMQSTDSSEEVIVQLMDIRTRLSKLRSMLERRLGVDLSEYTFWLQDAKMLENHKTLVEQCIRGEGVVQVNIQVRAAERKINILDVLKPDEELVALPTPTQEVEDTIEETDIEPEPTPHAAAVKWVVDAGFKQHHSRASIPDDPADWSVQHVKLWIQWAVRQFNLTGVKLSDWHISGWTLCALTNLDFKEKVPSDPGDLFWTHFELLRKCKFIAVVQNQNQTKLDPLETPQSAIKKRPKMQVIHTYTDEEATFAHTRNGNNGQVQLWQFLLELLTSAEHLDVIRWHGTEGEFKLLEPERVARLWGARKHKPAMNYEKLSRALRYYYDGDMIAKVAGKRFVYKFVCDLQQLLGYGAGELAQLVQEVHDDRHEA, from the exons ATGGAGGTGACAGATTTGAACGATCTTTTAAATGTACGCACTATTAAAATGGAGAGTGTTGAAAATACATTTGAGGAAGCTTCGGGCAGTGTAGATACTTCGGATCCTCTTTCCGTGATACCGCAATATGTTACTGAATCCGATTTAG GTCTGATGCCGACGGGAGTGGAGATCCTGCAAGCTCCGCTGGCCGTGTTCGAGGATGCCCCGGAGGATGAGGACACCATGCAGAGCACCGATTCTAGCG AAGAGGTAATAGTGCAGTTAATGGACATCCGGACCCGCCTGTCCAAATTAAGAAGTATGTTGGAACGAAGACTGGGCGTCGATCTGTCAGAATACACGTTCTGGCTGCAGGATGCTAAAATG tTGGAAAACCACAAAACCCTGGTTGAGCAATGCATCAGAGGCGAAGGCGTCGTCCAGGTCAACATACAAGTGCGAGCGGCGGAGAGAAAGATCAACATACTAGACGTTTTGAAACCGGATGAGGAACTGGTAGCATTACCCACACCTA cGCAAGAAGTAGAAGATACGATAGAGGAAACGGATATAGAGCCAGAACCGACGCCGCACGCCGCCGCCGTCAAGTGGGTGGTGGACGCCGGCTTTAAACAGCACCACAGCCGCGCCAGCATACCCGACGACCCTGCAGATTG GTCCGTTCAACACGTCAAACTATGGATACAATGGGCGGTCCGGCAGTTCAATCTGACAGGTGTCAAACTGTCAGACTGGCACATCAGTGGGTGGACGTTGTGTGCGCTCACTAATTTAGATTTCAA agaaaaagtaCCATCGGACCCGGGCGACTTATTTTGGACACATTTTGAACTTTTGAGAAAATGCAAGTTCATTG CGGTGGTTCAGAACCAAAACCAAACAAAACTGGACCCACTGGAAACGCCACAGTCAGCCATCAAAAAACGACCCAAAATG CAAGTGATCCACACATACACTGATGAGGAGGCCACATTCGCTCACACTCGGAATGGGAACAACGGACAAGTGCAGTTGTGGCAGTTTCTGCTGGAACTGCTGACGAGCGCTGAACACCTGGACGTGATACGGTGGCACG GCACCGAGGGCGAGTTTAAGCTCCTCGAGCCCGAGCGAGTGGCTCGACTGTGGGGGGCGCGCAAACACAAACCGGCCATGAACTACGAGAAACTGTCCAGGGCTCTGAGATATTATTACGATGGTGATATGATCGCGAAAGTCGCGGGGAAAAG GTTCGTGTACAAGTTCGTGTGCGATCTGCAGCAGCTGCTCGGGTACGGCGCGGGCGAGCTCGCGCAGCTCGTGCAGGAGGTCCACGACGACAGGCACGAGGCGTAG